The region TGCTCCACTTTTAAAACAGATCGATGCCACAGGGAGTCTACCTCTACACTGGAAATTCCCTTGAACAGCAGAACACTGAAAACCCCAAAAATCATAGTTCCAACTGAAAGTATTCTTTTCAACTGTCCACCTATATATGGCGAATAAATCAATGGTAAAACAATCAGATAGAGAATGAACCAGATTCTTCCGATAACGCGACCATACCAGAGCACAAGAACCGGAAACCTTAGACGATTTTCCACCTTACGTTCTCCTCTCTTTATTAAAACCAGTAATATAAACGCAACAAGGATAATCAGCACTGCTGCCGGAGTAGCAATCAACGCTAAATTCCCGCTAATGGGAAGCAGGAATCCCTGTGACAGAATAACCACTTTATTACCGACATTTCCGATATCGGGATTAAGAACCACCATAAACAAAAGGAATAACACCTCTATAATCTGAAGATCCCTGGTTTCCGGCAGAATTCCATCCGGCAGCATCTCTAATACGATAAAGGCTACCATCATTGATAAAAGAACTATTATACTGCGCCCAAGAAAATAGATTTGGTCTCCTGATGGAATAAGGAACGTGATAGAAACAATAAAAATGAAGCTGAAATAATTGATTGGATAACACAACAGAATCTGCCGTCTGAATGACTTTCGAAACTTCCTTCCCTGCTGTCTATTGTTGATAAATGCATTCTTCGGGATGACCTTGAGAAGTCTCAATAAATGCATTGCCCCACCCAGACATCCCCAGAATGCGGTATAAGAGAGCATCACACAGCTAACCTGAGAAGTATCAATTATAGCTGTGCCTGATGCTAATGATCGTATCAAAAACAAATTAGCAGCAGTTCGAACTACCAGAATAAACAATAGGAAAACCCCGACTACTCCCAGTCTGGGATCTCCATTCAACCTATGTATCCCCCTGAGATGCAGATTCATCGAGATTTTCCGGATTGAAATCAGCTCAGCCACGGTATTTCCGGTGTTACTAGATTATGTGCCTGAATCGTATTGCCATCTTCAGGATTCTGTAAGATCTGTCGATCACGAACTACCCACTTGCGGGTAAATAACGACTCCTCCACTGGAAATGAATGCGATGAGATTACTGAGATTTTCCCCCGGATTCTTATTGCCTCAAGGATTCCGCAAAAAACCCTTACTGAGGAATAATCCAACCCGCTAAATGGTTCGTCAAATAAAAAAAGCTCGGCTTCGCGAATTATTCCCAGTCCAATTCCAAGTCGCTTTTTAAGCCCCAACGATAACTCAGAACCGCGTTTTTCACGATGCCCGCCAAGCTCGAGTATCCCTACTATACGATCAACCCTACTTTGAGTCTCATCCCCAGATAATCCAGAAAGCAAACATTGCAAAGTAAGCTGCTCATCTATCGTTAATAAAGGTATAATCCCACCATCATCTGGTATAAAACTGATCTTGTCTCCTGATACATTTGAAGGCTCTCCGAAAAGGCTAACAGTACCACCTGATTCTGGAATACTTCCTACAATGCAATTCAGCAAAGTGGTTTTCCCACACCCATTTGAACCAGAGAAAGCAACGAGATCTCCAGGGATAGCCTCACATGAGACCTTTTCAAGTATAAAATGTGAGTCCCTCTTCACAGACAGATCTTTAATCTCGAACACAAGACAACTCCCTTTTGAATAAAGTTATACCTATCTAATAATACAAACAAGGTAGTTAGAATCCACTTAAGAACGACAAAGCAACGAGGAAATATCTAAACAGAATGGGAATAAGATAGTTTAATAAGATCCATTGGTAATCCAGCAATCTTGCCACATTCAGTTCAGTGTTGGCATAGGATTCAATTTTCCATTCATTATGGAACTGAAATTGTAATCCCTCCGAAAATTAGATGTTAGCTTAAAAAGAAAGAGAGTGTCAGATAATCAAAAACTGGTTAATTTTGAACAGAATTGCAAAGAATCTATTTCTTCAATAGACCTGTAATTGTCTGAGACACTAT is a window of Oceanispirochaeta sp. DNA encoding:
- a CDS encoding ABC transporter ATP-binding protein, translating into MFEIKDLSVKRDSHFILEKVSCEAIPGDLVAFSGSNGCGKTTLLNCIVGSIPESGGTVSLFGEPSNVSGDKISFIPDDGGIIPLLTIDEQLTLQCLLSGLSGDETQSRVDRIVGILELGGHREKRGSELSLGLKKRLGIGLGIIREAELFLFDEPFSGLDYSSVRVFCGILEAIRIRGKISVISSHSFPVEESLFTRKWVVRDRQILQNPEDGNTIQAHNLVTPEIPWLS